From a single Papaver somniferum cultivar HN1 unplaced genomic scaffold, ASM357369v1 unplaced-scaffold_19, whole genome shotgun sequence genomic region:
- the LOC113338225 gene encoding ras-related protein RABF1-like, with protein sequence MGCAASLPDRSSKALPGINSANDGTDSKNLKVKLVLLGDSGVGKSCIVLRFVRGQFDPTSKVTVGASFLSQTIALQDSTTVKFEIWDTAGQERYAALAPLYYRGAAVAVVVYDITSPESFNKAQYWVKELQKHGSPDIVMALVGNKADLLEKRQVPIQNALEYAEKNGMFFIETSAKTADNINQLFQEIAKRLPREQPAT encoded by the exons ATGGGTTGTGCAGCATCTCTTCCAG ATAGAAGTTCTAAAGCGTTGCCAGGGATTAATTCGGCGAACGATGGAACGGACTCGAAAAACCTAAAAGTGAAG TTAGTGTTGTTAGGGGATTCAGGTGTCGGCAAAAGTTGTATCGTTCTTCGCTTCGTTCGTGGTCAGTTTGACCCCACATCGAAA GTAACTGTCGGAGCTTCATTTCTTTCACAGACGATTGCCTTGCAAGATTCTACTACTGTCAAATTTGAAATATGGGATACTGCAGGCCAGGAGAG GTATGCTGCATTAGCTCCACTTTACTACCGCGGAGCAGCAGTTGCAGTTGTTGTGTATGACATAACAAGCCCAGAATCCTTCAACAAGGCGCAGTATTGGGTCAAG GAGCTACAGAAACATGGTAGTCCCGACATTGTTATGGCCTTGGTAGGCAACAAAGCGGATCTTCTGGAGAAACGTCAAGTACCCATCCAA AACGCCCTCGAGTATGCTGAGAAGAATGGAATGTTCTTCATTGAGACATCTGCCAAGACAGCTGATAACATCAATCAACTGTTTCAG GAAATTGCTAAAAGACTACCAAGGGAGCAGCCTGCCACTTAA